From one Tetragenococcus osmophilus genomic stretch:
- a CDS encoding MetQ/NlpA family ABC transporter substrate-binding protein, protein MKKKWVVFLSLVIVVTLGACSSENNQGTTEESDDQVVHIGSESADAQIWSFIANSDAAEDAGIQIEVEDIDGGAAKNNATADEDIDANAFQSMGYLESFNEDSAEKLVPIATTYVEPMGIYSDEYESIDEVNDHDVVALADNPANTARGLRVLEAAGLIELSEDFDDGVGTPDDVSENPKNLEFELIDDVTGPRVLQDVDIALISNTVALEGGLNVLNDAIYREKADESNRINLNVIAVKEGRQDEEKLQKLGEVYHDPEIQEYIDDEFDGTKVEVDIPISDIWSN, encoded by the coding sequence ATGAAGAAGAAGTGGGTTGTTTTTTTAAGCCTTGTAATAGTGGTTACTCTTGGTGCTTGCAGTAGTGAAAATAATCAAGGGACAACTGAAGAAAGTGATGATCAAGTAGTTCATATTGGTTCTGAAAGTGCTGATGCGCAGATTTGGAGTTTTATTGCAAATTCAGATGCGGCTGAAGATGCTGGAATTCAAATTGAAGTTGAAGATATTGATGGCGGTGCAGCAAAAAATAACGCAACTGCAGACGAAGATATTGATGCTAATGCTTTTCAGTCAATGGGTTATTTGGAGAGTTTCAATGAAGATAGTGCAGAAAAGTTAGTTCCAATAGCTACAACTTATGTTGAACCAATGGGAATCTATTCAGATGAGTATGAATCCATTGATGAAGTAAACGATCATGACGTAGTAGCCTTAGCTGATAATCCTGCGAACACAGCAAGAGGGCTTCGGGTGCTGGAGGCGGCTGGGTTGATTGAACTAAGTGAAGATTTTGATGATGGTGTAGGTACGCCAGATGATGTGAGTGAAAACCCTAAAAATTTAGAATTTGAATTAATTGATGATGTGACTGGTCCGCGTGTTTTACAAGATGTAGATATAGCATTGATTAGTAACACTGTGGCTCTTGAAGGTGGGCTAAATGTATTAAATGATGCGATTTACCGAGAAAAAGCAGATGAATCTAATCGAATTAATCTAAATGTTATTGCTGTTAAAGAAGGTCGCCAAGATGAAGAAAAATTACAAAAACTAGGCGAAGTTTATCATGACCCTGAGATACAAGAATATATTGACGATGAATTTGATGGAACAAAAGTAGAAGTGGATATACCTATTAGTGACATCTGGAGCAACTAA
- a CDS encoding ABC-F family ATP-binding cassette domain-containing protein translates to MLKLVDISQQFGDKVLYENLNLQINDGEHVGLTGQNGAGKSTLIKIITGEILPEKGSIELSKNQTIGYLDQYARLDEKLTIYEFLKQAFAKELAVEEEIGKLYVSYSETFDDSLLEKAGKLQTQLDQSEFYQMDTLIQETAVGLGLDVLGLDTLLKNLSGGQRSKVILAKLLLEKPAVLILDEPTNHLDDKHIQWLTSFLQNFSGIFLVVSHDQQFLDEITTHVADIEFGALTKYTGNVTKALKQKEADQETYMKHYEAQKKQIEKTENYIRKNKAGSRSKMAKSREKQLAKVERLTPPTNQIQPTFDFPYKGIVATFAVTTQDLVIGYEKPLLQPINLTIRYGEKVALKGFNGIGKSTLLKTLIGKISPLSGEYDYPANTKIGYFEQELVWEFPLQTPLQYLGDIFPEISPKELRRQLSRCGLSDQLVQKPLKLLSGGEQSKVRLAQLTLQASNFLILDEPTNHMDQKTKERLQETLGNYQGTVLVVSHEQDFYTPFADRTIDIEKQEKK, encoded by the coding sequence ATGCTAAAATTGGTTGATATTTCGCAACAATTTGGCGATAAAGTATTGTATGAAAATTTAAATTTACAAATAAATGATGGCGAACATGTTGGGTTAACTGGACAAAATGGTGCTGGAAAATCAACTTTAATTAAAATTATTACCGGAGAAATCTTGCCTGAGAAAGGTTCCATTGAACTATCGAAAAACCAGACAATTGGGTATTTAGATCAATACGCACGCCTAGATGAGAAGTTGACGATTTATGAATTTTTAAAACAGGCTTTTGCAAAAGAGTTAGCTGTTGAAGAGGAAATCGGCAAACTTTATGTATCTTATAGTGAGACTTTTGATGACTCATTGCTAGAAAAAGCTGGGAAATTGCAAACCCAATTAGATCAAAGTGAATTTTACCAAATGGATACTTTGATTCAAGAAACAGCGGTGGGACTTGGCCTTGATGTCTTAGGTTTAGATACCTTATTAAAAAATCTAAGTGGCGGGCAGCGTTCCAAAGTTATTCTGGCGAAACTTTTGTTAGAAAAACCGGCAGTTTTAATTTTAGATGAACCGACGAACCATTTGGATGATAAACATATTCAATGGCTAACTTCGTTTTTACAGAATTTTTCTGGGATTTTTTTGGTTGTTTCACACGACCAACAATTTCTTGATGAGATTACGACTCATGTGGCTGATATAGAGTTTGGGGCATTAACAAAATATACAGGTAATGTAACTAAGGCGTTAAAGCAAAAAGAAGCCGATCAAGAAACATATATGAAGCACTATGAAGCTCAGAAAAAACAAATAGAAAAAACAGAGAACTACATTCGCAAAAACAAAGCAGGATCTCGCTCAAAAATGGCAAAAAGTCGGGAAAAGCAACTAGCTAAGGTTGAGCGTCTTACTCCACCTACCAACCAGATCCAACCTACATTTGACTTTCCTTATAAAGGAATTGTAGCAACTTTTGCAGTAACCACCCAAGATTTAGTAATTGGTTATGAAAAACCATTATTACAACCAATAAATTTAACTATTCGTTATGGTGAAAAGGTGGCTTTAAAAGGATTTAATGGTATCGGTAAATCTACATTACTAAAAACGTTAATTGGAAAGATATCACCTTTATCCGGAGAATATGATTATCCTGCAAATACAAAGATTGGTTATTTTGAGCAGGAATTGGTATGGGAGTTTCCTCTGCAAACACCTCTGCAATACCTAGGGGATATTTTCCCGGAAATTTCCCCTAAAGAATTAAGAAGACAGTTATCACGTTGTGGATTGAGTGACCAGTTAGTACAAAAGCCACTTAAGCTATTAAGTGGGGGCGAGCAATCCAAAGTAAGGTTAGCTCAATTGACTCTGCAAGCAAGTAACTTTTTAATTTTAGATGAACCTACAAATCATATGGATCAAAAGACTAAGGAAAGACTACAAGAAACCCTAGGTAATTACCAAGGTACAGTCTTGGTAGTTTCCCACGAGCAAGATTTCTATACGCCATTTGCTGATCGAACAATTGATATAGAAAAGCAAGAGAAAAAATAA
- a CDS encoding ISLre2 family transposase, with product MESIVTDLVEVMKKETNFLARERAMMIFFTQLITTITQLAFQTLDEEICAQCKKEGFRVDRKSERTITFLFGTVTYVRRRMKNQANDIRYPLDEFLGIRKGLRYSSLVLRNVSQLGSIMVYRHVSQAIDCLTSWQMSHQNVQQLVVKTGELVQTRSTHESRYDGVIIKKKVPYLYLEGDGVKIGGQKKQSLEVHRFQVCEGSQKVGNRSEMIAPHFVSHLNRQKAYKEMMAYLQAYYDLSHTVVISNSDGGSGYEKAVFDELALGCLRHEHFRDRYHVHRKIKERMPFVPQLQHRMIRAIEHYDWQEVQLVLDTSESLIEEKEAEALEHLRLLHHYLQRSWPYLKSLKARGIRDPQACIGTIESTHRKITYRMKRQGRLWTKTGAQAMIRVIDSLRNQEFEGWLNQYEALPDDVVAQEKRWQAMKRWVQKKPNFQAHEGAFKGQMGEGKAKSAPLGQFAKGLNQLIMTPNYL from the coding sequence ATGGAATCTATTGTAACAGATTTAGTGGAAGTAATGAAGAAGGAAACGAATTTTTTAGCAAGAGAAAGAGCTATGATGATCTTTTTTACGCAATTGATCACGACAATTACCCAACTAGCGTTTCAAACGCTTGATGAAGAAATTTGTGCGCAATGTAAGAAAGAAGGCTTTCGCGTCGATCGTAAAAGCGAGAGAACCATCACCTTTTTGTTTGGGACCGTGACCTATGTTCGTCGACGAATGAAAAATCAAGCCAATGACATTCGTTACCCCTTAGATGAATTTCTAGGGATTCGAAAAGGGCTTCGTTATAGTTCGCTAGTCCTGCGAAACGTCTCTCAATTAGGCAGTATCATGGTTTATCGTCATGTTTCTCAAGCGATTGACTGTTTAACTTCTTGGCAGATGAGTCATCAAAATGTGCAACAGTTGGTGGTTAAAACCGGTGAACTGGTCCAGACACGAAGCACGCATGAAAGTCGTTATGACGGCGTGATCATCAAGAAAAAAGTGCCTTATTTATATTTGGAAGGAGACGGCGTAAAGATTGGCGGACAGAAGAAACAATCTCTTGAAGTCCATCGTTTTCAAGTATGTGAAGGCAGCCAGAAAGTCGGGAATCGCTCGGAAATGATCGCCCCGCACTTTGTGAGTCATCTGAATCGGCAAAAAGCATACAAAGAAATGATGGCCTATCTTCAAGCCTATTATGATTTAAGTCATACCGTTGTCATTTCCAATAGTGACGGCGGTTCAGGCTATGAAAAAGCCGTGTTTGATGAACTGGCTTTAGGTTGTTTGCGTCATGAACACTTCCGTGATCGATACCATGTCCATCGTAAAATCAAAGAACGAATGCCTTTTGTTCCCCAACTCCAACATCGTATGATACGAGCGATTGAACATTATGATTGGCAAGAGGTCCAGCTTGTTTTAGATACCTCGGAAAGCTTGATTGAAGAAAAGGAAGCCGAGGCTTTAGAACATTTACGTTTGCTGCATCACTATCTTCAAAGAAGTTGGCCTTATTTAAAATCATTGAAAGCACGAGGAATCAGGGATCCCCAAGCATGTATTGGCACGATCGAAAGTACCCATCGAAAAATCACCTATCGCATGAAGCGCCAAGGTCGTTTATGGACAAAAACCGGGGCCCAAGCCATGATTCGTGTCATAGATAGTTTACGGAATCAAGAATTTGAAGGTTGGTTGAACCAATACGAAGCCCTTCCGGACGACGTCGTCGCTCAAGAAAAGCGTTGGCAAGCTATGAAACGTTGGGTACAGAAAAAACCTAACTTTCAAGCTCATGAAGGTGCGTTTAAAGGGCAAATGGGCGAAGGAAAAGCGAAAAGTGCCCCTTTAGGCCAATTCGCCAAAGGACTAAATCAATTAATAATGACCCCGAATTATCTCTAA
- a CDS encoding macro domain-containing protein, producing MALEFVYQDITQMNVNAIVNAANKQLQGGSGVCGAIFKAAGWQTLQKECNQLAPIQTGEAVVTSAGNLAASYVIHTAGPIYHGGDQQEAHLLAACYRNSLIKAVEKNCGSIAFPLISTGVYGYPQEAAVKIAMETIQQFLEEYELTVYLVFFDQALLKKVRSYYPHFKNR from the coding sequence ATGGCACTAGAATTTGTTTATCAAGATATCACCCAAATGAATGTTAACGCTATTGTTAATGCTGCTAATAAACAGTTACAAGGCGGTAGTGGTGTGTGCGGCGCTATTTTTAAAGCGGCTGGGTGGCAAACTTTACAAAAAGAGTGCAATCAATTAGCTCCTATTCAAACAGGAGAAGCTGTGGTGACTTCTGCTGGCAACCTTGCTGCTTCTTATGTTATTCATACAGCGGGTCCTATTTATCATGGAGGAGATCAACAAGAAGCACACTTATTAGCTGCTTGCTATCGTAATAGTTTAATAAAAGCTGTAGAAAAAAACTGTGGAAGTATCGCTTTTCCCTTAATTTCTACCGGTGTTTATGGTTATCCACAAGAAGCCGCAGTAAAGATTGCTATGGAAACCATTCAGCAGTTTCTTGAAGAATATGAGTTAACTGTCTATTTAGTCTTTTTCGATCAAGCATTGTTAAAAAAAGTAAGGAGTTATTATCCTCATTTTAAGAATAGATAA
- a CDS encoding glycoside hydrolase family 1 protein, with translation MKTFPKNFLWGTATSAPQSEGHSLQNGKSETTWDYWFKTNPEKFHENQGPENTTNIYEMYKEDCKKMKEIGLNSFRTSISWARLLPDGKHVNQEAVTFYRDYFERILEEGVQPIINLFHFDMPMWLMEKGGWENRESVDAFAFYAKTAFELFGDLIDSWTTFNEPIVHIECGYLNGAHYPAIHDFKKAVQVGYHTLMAHTYAVKAFREVMPKGRIGIILNITPAYARSEQPADQVAKENADLLTMKSFLDPAVKGLIPEPLIQLIKKHDLAPETMVSDKEAIKENTVDFIGLNYYQPLRVQAPEDPHFPAQDPEDLFAPYDWPEKRINPYRGWEIYPKAIYDVAMMIKNEYNNFPWYVSENGMGVANEERFLDEQGMIQDDYRIDFMKEHLDYLYQGIQEGSNCFGYHTWTFIDCWSWLNGYRNRYGFYRLESDKNFTRSLKKSGLWYKEVAQNNGY, from the coding sequence ATGAAAACATTTCCGAAAAATTTCTTATGGGGCACAGCTACCTCGGCTCCGCAATCTGAAGGTCATAGCTTACAAAATGGTAAATCGGAAACCACCTGGGATTATTGGTTTAAGACAAATCCAGAAAAATTTCATGAAAACCAAGGTCCTGAAAATACGACGAATATATATGAAATGTATAAAGAAGACTGCAAAAAAATGAAAGAAATTGGTCTCAATTCTTTTCGTACCTCCATTTCTTGGGCACGTCTTCTACCAGATGGAAAACACGTAAATCAAGAAGCCGTTACTTTTTACCGTGATTACTTTGAACGTATTCTTGAAGAAGGCGTCCAACCTATTATTAACCTGTTTCATTTTGACATGCCCATGTGGTTAATGGAAAAAGGTGGTTGGGAAAATCGTGAATCCGTAGATGCATTTGCTTTTTATGCCAAGACGGCGTTTGAACTGTTTGGAGATTTGATAGACTCATGGACGACCTTCAACGAACCCATCGTGCATATTGAGTGCGGCTATTTAAACGGCGCCCATTATCCAGCTATTCATGATTTCAAAAAAGCTGTTCAGGTCGGTTATCATACATTAATGGCCCATACTTACGCCGTAAAAGCTTTTCGTGAGGTTATGCCTAAAGGCCGTATCGGGATTATCTTGAATATTACCCCTGCTTATGCGCGCAGTGAACAACCCGCAGACCAAGTAGCCAAAGAAAATGCGGATTTATTAACGATGAAAAGCTTTTTAGACCCTGCAGTAAAAGGGCTTATTCCTGAGCCTTTAATTCAATTAATTAAAAAGCATGATTTAGCACCAGAAACTATGGTCTCTGATAAAGAAGCAATCAAAGAAAATACTGTTGATTTTATCGGCTTAAATTATTATCAACCTTTACGTGTGCAAGCACCCGAAGATCCTCATTTTCCCGCTCAAGACCCAGAAGATTTATTTGCACCTTACGATTGGCCGGAAAAACGTATTAACCCTTATCGTGGTTGGGAAATTTATCCCAAAGCGATTTATGATGTAGCTATGATGATAAAAAACGAATATAACAACTTTCCTTGGTATGTTAGTGAAAACGGTATGGGCGTTGCGAATGAGGAAAGATTTTTAGATGAGCAGGGAATGATCCAAGATGATTATCGCATTGATTTTATGAAAGAACATTTAGATTACCTTTATCAAGGGATTCAAGAGGGTAGCAATTGCTTTGGTTATCATACCTGGACATTTATTGATTGTTGGTCATGGTTAAATGGCTATCGTAATCGCTATGGATTTTACCGTTTAGAATCGGATAAAAACTTTACACGTAGTTTGAAAAAAAGTGGGTTATGGTATAAGGAAGTCGCACAAAATAATGGCTATTAA
- a CDS encoding PTS galactitol transporter subunit IIC → MGTLMNAVQTVLDMGPSVMLPIIIFIVGLIFRVKPGRALTSGITVGIGMIGINLVIDLLTTTVGPAAQAMVERFGLNLTVIDAGWPAISSITWAQPIAGLMIPIVLVVNLIMLGLKWTKTLNIDIWNYWHMAAAAATAYIITGSAIMGVLAGIIYTVFCLIIADKTAYQVQEYYGLEGISFATGSAAGYAVFGIPAAWLISKIPGLNKINVKPETIQKRFGIFGEPMIMGLIIGAFLAILGGYDITGILQTAMTMGGIMLLMPRMVKILMEGLTPIQEGAQKMLRGRYKDREIFLGMDAALATGSPAALSTGLLMVPITLFIAVILPGNRVLPFGDLATIPFFAALIVPGRKGNIVHSVLACTVAVTIGLYMATDFAPAITQMGEGIVEFPEGAAQISNLDTGGNILNWVFLKASELYNSVF, encoded by the coding sequence ATGGGGACTTTGATGAATGCTGTACAAACGGTTTTAGATATGGGCCCAAGCGTTATGTTGCCGATTATCATCTTTATCGTAGGCTTAATTTTCCGGGTAAAACCTGGCAGAGCCTTAACTTCAGGGATTACTGTAGGTATCGGAATGATTGGGATTAACTTAGTTATTGACTTATTGACCACTACTGTAGGACCAGCTGCACAGGCTATGGTTGAACGCTTCGGACTCAATTTAACTGTGATTGATGCGGGTTGGCCAGCCATTTCCTCCATAACATGGGCGCAACCAATTGCAGGTCTTATGATTCCGATTGTTTTAGTTGTTAATCTGATTATGTTGGGCTTGAAATGGACCAAAACTTTGAATATTGATATTTGGAATTATTGGCATATGGCAGCAGCAGCTGCGACAGCTTATATTATAACTGGAAGTGCCATTATGGGTGTGTTAGCAGGAATTATTTATACTGTCTTTTGCTTAATTATTGCTGATAAGACTGCTTACCAAGTACAAGAGTATTATGGTTTAGAAGGGATTAGTTTTGCGACAGGTTCAGCTGCTGGTTATGCAGTATTTGGGATTCCAGCTGCTTGGCTTATTTCTAAAATACCTGGACTTAATAAAATTAATGTCAAGCCAGAAACAATCCAGAAACGCTTTGGTATTTTTGGCGAACCAATGATTATGGGTCTTATTATCGGGGCCTTTTTAGCCATATTAGGTGGTTATGATATCACAGGTATCTTACAAACAGCGATGACAATGGGCGGTATTATGTTACTTATGCCGCGAATGGTAAAAATTTTAATGGAAGGGCTTACTCCTATCCAAGAAGGGGCACAAAAGATGTTGCGTGGTCGCTATAAGGATCGAGAAATATTTCTTGGCATGGATGCAGCCTTAGCGACAGGTTCACCTGCTGCTTTATCTACTGGTTTATTAATGGTGCCAATTACTTTGTTTATCGCAGTCATTTTACCAGGAAATCGCGTCTTACCTTTCGGTGATTTAGCGACGATCCCATTTTTTGCAGCGCTTATTGTCCCCGGACGCAAGGGAAATATTGTACATTCGGTCTTAGCTTGTACAGTTGCTGTAACCATTGGGTTATATATGGCTACTGACTTTGCGCCAGCGATAACTCAAATGGGCGAAGGTATCGTAGAATTTCCTGAAGGCGCGGCTCAAATTAGTAATTTAGACACAGGCGGTAATATTTTAAACTGGGTTTTCTTAAAAGCATCAGAATTATATAATAGCGTATTTTAA
- a CDS encoding SDR family NAD(P)-dependent oxidoreductase translates to MYFNELKGKIALVIGASQGIGQSVVETFQDEGATVIACDIAFEEAKLQKLNEHNYKIHLDIAEEEEIIYLVQQLEEQALIPDILVNVAGISTVDFLTESSTVDFDKVLAVNTRGTYLSSKYVTGLMQRKQKPGRVIFVASQAGKNGYKGMSGYVASKHAVLGLCKTLALEVAPDGILVNAVCPGIVETPMKHRERVEGGAIRGMTAQEVLEEDQSQVPLGRTGSTQDVANVILFLASPLASYMTGQALNVTGGMTMH, encoded by the coding sequence ATGTATTTTAATGAGCTGAAAGGGAAGATAGCTTTAGTCATCGGTGCGTCACAAGGTATTGGGCAAAGTGTTGTAGAAACCTTCCAAGATGAAGGGGCGACTGTGATTGCTTGTGATATTGCTTTTGAAGAAGCCAAATTACAAAAACTTAATGAACACAATTATAAGATACACTTAGATATTGCTGAAGAAGAAGAAATAATTTATTTAGTTCAGCAATTAGAAGAGCAAGCGCTTATCCCAGATATACTTGTCAATGTGGCCGGTATTTCCACCGTAGATTTCTTAACTGAAAGTAGTACGGTAGATTTTGATAAAGTACTTGCAGTAAATACTCGGGGCACTTATTTAAGCAGTAAATATGTTACTGGCTTAATGCAACGCAAGCAAAAACCGGGTCGAGTGATTTTTGTGGCTTCACAAGCTGGGAAAAATGGTTATAAAGGGATGTCAGGATATGTGGCATCCAAGCATGCTGTTTTAGGGTTATGCAAAACATTAGCATTGGAAGTTGCTCCAGATGGAATTTTAGTAAACGCTGTATGCCCTGGGATTGTTGAAACGCCAATGAAACATCGAGAACGTGTTGAAGGTGGCGCTATTCGTGGAATGACAGCACAAGAAGTATTAGAGGAAGATCAAAGCCAAGTACCTTTAGGGCGTACTGGTTCAACGCAAGATGTCGCAAATGTTATTTTATTTTTAGCAAGTCCTTTAGCTAGCTACATGACAGGACAAGCGCTTAATGTAACTGGTGGCATGACGATGCATTAA
- a CDS encoding type 1 glutamine amidotransferase domain-containing protein: protein MSKIAAIMTDFVEDIEITSPKEALENAGNEVVVISDNGKDHVDGKQGSVFSIDQSIDNVDVSSFDALLIPGGFSPDQLRTDDRYVDFTKKFVESGKPVFAICHGPQIFIQAGVTKGRTMTGFTSVRPDLANAGANVKDEEVVIDDNLITSRTPDDLEAFNKEIVNALK from the coding sequence ATGAGTAAAATAGCAGCAATTATGACAGATTTTGTTGAAGATATTGAAATAACTTCACCTAAAGAAGCATTAGAAAATGCTGGTAATGAAGTTGTAGTCATTAGTGATAATGGAAAAGATCATGTCGACGGTAAACAAGGTTCCGTATTTTCAATTGATCAATCCATTGATAACGTAGATGTTTCTTCATTTGATGCACTATTGATCCCTGGAGGATTTTCACCCGATCAATTACGTACAGATGACCGTTATGTAGATTTTACTAAAAAATTTGTTGAATCTGGTAAGCCTGTATTTGCAATTTGCCATGGTCCACAAATCTTTATACAAGCTGGTGTAACTAAAGGTAGAACAATGACTGGATTTACTTCTGTCCGTCCTGATTTAGCAAACGCTGGAGCTAATGTGAAAGACGAAGAAGTAGTTATTGATGACAACTTGATTACTAGCCGTACGCCAGATGATTTAGAAGCATTTAACAAAGAAATCGTAAATGCTTTGAAATAA
- a CDS encoding PTS sugar transporter subunit IIB, protein MRKIRVLVACGAGIATSTVVTQKVEELFKNNGIQADVEQIKISQAASKQDSADMLISTTVLPQEYRIPAIKAMSFLTGIGTEETENEIIETAKQIG, encoded by the coding sequence ATGAGAAAAATTAGAGTTTTGGTTGCTTGTGGGGCAGGCATAGCCACTTCAACGGTTGTAACCCAAAAGGTTGAGGAATTGTTTAAGAACAATGGGATACAAGCGGACGTAGAGCAAATAAAAATCTCACAGGCAGCTAGTAAACAAGATAGTGCAGACATGTTAATTTCTACAACAGTGTTACCGCAAGAATATCGTATTCCAGCTATTAAAGCGATGTCATTTTTAACAGGTATAGGAACAGAAGAAACAGAAAATGAAATTATCGAAACAGCTAAACAAATTGGCTAG
- a CDS encoding S-ribosylhomocysteine lyase yields the protein MAEVESFTLDHTKVKAPYVRLIGKETGKKGDVISNYDLRFLQPNEKELPTAGLHTIEHLLADLLRDRLDGIIDCSPFGCRTGFHLIVWGEYTPTEVAQALSESLKTIAYETKWEDVQGVDITSCGNYRDHSLFSAKEYAKLVLEDGISDDPFERHVV from the coding sequence ATGGCGGAAGTAGAAAGTTTTACATTAGATCATACAAAAGTAAAGGCACCTTATGTGCGTTTAATTGGCAAAGAAACAGGTAAAAAAGGGGATGTAATCTCTAATTATGATTTACGTTTCTTGCAACCAAATGAAAAAGAACTTCCAACGGCAGGTTTACACACAATTGAACATTTATTAGCAGATTTATTACGTGACCGTTTGGACGGTATTATTGATTGTTCTCCATTTGGTTGTCGTACTGGCTTTCATTTAATTGTTTGGGGAGAATATACCCCAACAGAAGTTGCTCAAGCTTTGAGCGAATCTCTTAAAACAATTGCCTATGAAACAAAATGGGAAGATGTGCAAGGGGTAGATATTACTAGTTGTGGTAATTACCGTGATCATTCACTATTTTCAGCTAAAGAGTACGCTAAACTTGTTTTAGAAGATGGTATTAGCGATGACCCTTTTGAACGTCATGTCGTTTAG
- a CDS encoding 5-methyltetrahydropteroyltriglutamate--homocysteine S-methyltransferase: MKKIPFRWDIVGSFLRPEKLKKAREQLKQGEITQEALTKVEDESIIKLIKKEKELGLKAVTDGEFRRRWWHLDFIAGLNGITVYDFEARAFGVASKAQGTFVSGKLSFNQSHPFLDHFRFTKKYADAEGVVAKQTIPGPNMIFLDSFILSKRYHENPAYTSKDDFILDLISTYQEAIQAFYDAGCRYLQLDDTSWGALFDDHFRSLIQENGYNPDELIQEFGDITEAVLAKKPEDLAVTFHFCKGNFQSRWLYNGSYDKIAGRLLAIQAFNGFFLEFDDERSGSFEPLENIKDQRVVLGLITTKTPELEGKAELKERIEKASQYVPFEQLCLGAQCGFSSTQEGNDLTEEDQWKKINLLVDTAKEVWQEQSV, encoded by the coding sequence GTGAAGAAAATACCATTTCGTTGGGATATTGTAGGAAGTTTTTTACGTCCGGAAAAGTTAAAAAAGGCAAGAGAACAATTGAAACAAGGGGAAATCACCCAAGAAGCATTAACGAAAGTAGAAGACGAATCGATTATCAAATTAATAAAAAAAGAAAAAGAGCTAGGCTTAAAGGCTGTAACTGATGGCGAATTTCGTCGACGTTGGTGGCATTTAGATTTTATTGCTGGTTTAAATGGCATCACTGTTTATGACTTTGAAGCCAGAGCTTTTGGAGTTGCTTCAAAAGCACAAGGGACGTTTGTTAGTGGGAAGCTCTCTTTCAACCAGAGTCATCCATTTTTAGATCATTTTCGTTTTACCAAAAAATATGCGGATGCCGAAGGTGTAGTAGCAAAACAAACAATTCCTGGTCCGAATATGATTTTTCTTGATTCTTTTATTTTGTCAAAAAGATATCACGAGAATCCAGCGTATACATCAAAAGATGATTTTATTTTAGACCTGATCTCAACTTATCAGGAAGCGATCCAAGCTTTTTACGATGCTGGCTGTCGATATTTGCAGTTAGATGATACCAGTTGGGGTGCTTTATTTGATGATCATTTCCGTAGTTTGATTCAGGAAAATGGTTATAATCCTGACGAATTAATTCAAGAATTTGGTGATATCACCGAAGCTGTTTTAGCAAAAAAACCTGAAGATTTAGCGGTGACTTTCCATTTTTGCAAAGGAAATTTCCAATCTCGCTGGTTATATAATGGGTCTTATGACAAAATTGCTGGCCGTCTACTCGCTATTCAGGCGTTCAATGGGTTCTTTTTAGAGTTTGATGACGAACGTTCAGGTAGTTTTGAACCTTTGGAAAATATCAAAGATCAGCGAGTAGTTCTAGGACTAATTACTACAAAAACCCCAGAACTAGAAGGTAAAGCAGAATTAAAAGAGCGGATTGAAAAAGCTAGTCAATATGTTCCTTTTGAACAATTGTGTTTAGGTGCGCAATGCGGTTTTTCTTCGACACAAGAAGGCAATGATCTTACTGAAGAAGACCAATGGAAAAAAATTAACTTACTTGTTGATACGGCTAAGGAAGTTTGGCAAGAGCAATCTGTTTAA